From Chryseobacterium sp. IHB B 17019, one genomic window encodes:
- a CDS encoding BatD family protein — translation MQSRIIYILFLFTSVISYGQVNISVTPDKTSYNGKDIINLTIVLEMDGDYNQQTPLRLPDFSKFNIIGTGSVSNGYVDPATNTVISQSITRLALEPKQKGKVKVGSFLVTINNKIYKTEPFDIFIKDIEKKPVANNASKDVYLNMEIEDRDVYQDQPTIAVLKVYSKNMDNFRKVKNIHLPEQDNLNVYPVSFAKSEIDPSDYGSMASQILAVFMVFPNEAGFIEVPGVSASVHSYSNKNKIVSNKVKINVKKLPEGSPEYFKNAVGNFNVSVYNASKEKAEVTKPMNVVVKVSGEGNLKDMELPKIAASPDYEVFAPKITPKVSIGLTGMKGEILANYIIIPKKAGEIVIKTEEFAFFDPSSKEYVDLGQQSLSVNAFSHEQILESRTTVEKVNEYTNNFLETVNTPVLKTTSFKVKEKNKFHWNILLTNIGILIGLFIAYLLFKTWQKKRKLIKETVPAKPLGSIAETEEEIREKLKTDINDYFSYLENLKDNEDYQKFFEVVDELDSEVRNQYFQSSVEDFRKFLENYKGSATAEEYRNLSQRIQIEKYAPVKSKEGIEALLKEIVNLYSQISK, via the coding sequence ATGCAGAGCAGAATTATTTACATATTATTCCTTTTTACTTCCGTAATTTCTTACGGACAGGTAAATATTTCTGTAACTCCTGATAAAACAAGCTACAATGGAAAAGACATTATCAACCTTACCATTGTTCTTGAAATGGATGGCGATTATAATCAGCAAACTCCATTACGATTACCTGATTTTTCCAAATTTAACATAATCGGAACGGGTTCCGTGAGCAACGGATATGTAGATCCCGCCACCAATACCGTAATTTCTCAGTCCATAACAAGGCTTGCTCTTGAACCTAAACAAAAGGGTAAAGTAAAAGTTGGGTCATTCCTTGTAACGATCAATAATAAAATTTACAAGACGGAACCGTTCGACATCTTTATAAAGGATATAGAAAAAAAGCCTGTTGCCAATAATGCCTCAAAGGATGTTTACCTGAATATGGAGATTGAAGATCGTGATGTATACCAGGATCAGCCCACAATCGCTGTTCTGAAAGTATATTCTAAAAATATGGATAACTTCAGAAAGGTGAAAAATATACATCTGCCTGAGCAGGACAACCTGAATGTTTACCCTGTAAGTTTTGCGAAATCTGAGATCGATCCTTCCGATTATGGAAGTATGGCTTCACAAATTTTAGCAGTATTCATGGTGTTTCCGAATGAAGCCGGATTTATTGAAGTTCCGGGCGTTTCGGCATCCGTGCATTCCTATTCTAATAAAAATAAGATTGTTTCCAATAAAGTAAAAATCAACGTTAAAAAACTTCCGGAAGGTTCTCCGGAATATTTTAAAAATGCTGTCGGGAATTTTAATGTAAGTGTTTACAACGCTTCAAAAGAAAAAGCTGAGGTTACAAAGCCGATGAATGTTGTTGTAAAAGTAAGCGGCGAAGGAAATCTTAAGGACATGGAGCTGCCTAAAATTGCTGCGTCTCCTGATTATGAGGTTTTTGCTCCAAAAATTACTCCCAAAGTTAGTATTGGACTTACAGGAATGAAAGGTGAGATTTTAGCCAATTACATCATAATTCCGAAAAAAGCGGGTGAAATAGTAATAAAAACGGAAGAGTTTGCCTTTTTTGATCCTTCAAGTAAAGAATATGTAGATCTTGGACAGCAGAGTCTGTCTGTAAATGCCTTTTCTCATGAGCAAATTCTTGAATCCCGTACAACAGTAGAAAAAGTAAACGAATACACCAATAATTTTCTAGAAACGGTAAATACACCAGTTTTAAAAACTACCTCATTTAAAGTAAAAGAAAAGAATAAATTCCATTGGAATATACTTTTAACCAATATCGGTATTTTAATAGGATTATTTATAGCTTATCTTTTATTTAAGACTTGGCAAAAAAAGCGTAAATTAATTAAAGAAACCGTACCTGCAAAACCCTTAGGTTCCATCGCTGAAACGGAAGAAGAAATCCGCGAAAAATTAAAAACTGATATCAATGATTATTTCAGCTATTTAGAAAATCTTAAAGACAATGAGGATTATCAGAAGTTCTTCGAAGTTGTTGATGAGTTGGATTCTGAAGTTAGAAATCAGTATTTCCAAAGCTCTGTAGAAGACTTTAGAAAATTTCTGGAAAACTATAAAGGCTCTGCAACGGCTGAAGAGTATAGAAATCTTTCCCAAAGAATTCAGATTGAGAAGTATGCACCCGTAAAATCTAAGGAAGGAATTGAGGCGCTTCTTAAAGAGATTGTTAATTTATATTCCCAAATTAGCAAATAA
- a CDS encoding tetratricopeptide repeat protein has protein sequence MNTKIFFLSFITAFTFSGFLFGQKSYRTLVYEGNEKFNGKNYDGASSKYMEAIKANGKDFAAHYNLGNALYKSKKYEEAKAEFEKAQKLSQTLPDKAAALHNLGNAYMQMNQPEKAADFYKQSLKQNPYSEATRKNYEIAKLKEKEKQQKKNQQNNSGKGGGGKDQQQNDDQKGNPKDQKQDQGQGQQNQGKGQGNDPGKNQNDEGKMPKDLENQILDKVNDKEKETARRILNKNSYSMPESNEKDW, from the coding sequence ATGAATACTAAAATCTTTTTTTTATCGTTTATAACTGCTTTTACGTTTTCGGGATTTCTGTTTGGCCAAAAAAGCTACAGGACTCTTGTCTATGAAGGCAATGAAAAATTCAACGGTAAAAACTATGATGGGGCGTCTTCTAAATACATGGAAGCGATAAAAGCAAACGGAAAAGATTTTGCGGCGCACTATAATTTAGGAAATGCTTTGTATAAAAGCAAAAAATATGAAGAGGCAAAAGCTGAGTTTGAAAAAGCGCAGAAACTTTCTCAGACACTACCGGATAAGGCAGCGGCTCTTCATAACCTTGGGAACGCTTATATGCAGATGAACCAGCCCGAAAAGGCCGCGGATTTTTATAAGCAATCCCTTAAACAAAACCCTTACAGTGAGGCAACAAGAAAAAACTATGAAATTGCCAAGCTGAAAGAAAAAGAAAAACAACAAAAGAAAAACCAGCAGAATAACTCAGGTAAAGGAGGCGGTGGTAAAGACCAGCAACAAAATGATGATCAAAAAGGAAACCCTAAAGATCAAAAGCAAGATCAGGGACAAGGCCAGCAAAATCAAGGAAAAGGCCAGGGAAATGATCCCGGCAAAAACCAAAATGATGAAGGTAAAATGCCTAAAGATCTGGAAAATCAGATACTCGATAAAGTAAACGATAAAGAAAAAGAAACCGCCAGAAGAATCTTAAACAAGAATTCTTATTCGATGCCCGAAAGCAACGAGAAAGATTGGTGA